The proteins below are encoded in one region of Desulfovibrio sp. JC022:
- a CDS encoding D-sedoheptulose 7-phosphate isomerase, whose amino-acid sequence MSQTALQKVVDHARAGLEVRESFFEQYSQLVVDVSKALAVRLALGSKILFCGNGGSAADCQHLAAELVNRFKLERPPLPGIALTTDTSIITAIGNDYSYEMIFEKQVQALGQPGDVLIGISTSGTSPNVISALKEAKRKGMVTVGMTGISAGEMLPICDHIISVPSKDTAVIQEVHIAAGHMFCHLIDHFLFEEVSELEPYLTGE is encoded by the coding sequence ATGTCCCAGACAGCCCTGCAAAAAGTAGTTGACCATGCCCGCGCCGGACTCGAAGTCCGGGAATCTTTTTTTGAACAATATTCCCAGCTGGTGGTCGATGTTTCCAAAGCACTGGCCGTACGCCTTGCCCTCGGCTCCAAGATCCTCTTCTGCGGAAACGGCGGAAGCGCGGCGGACTGCCAGCATCTGGCGGCAGAACTTGTAAACAGGTTCAAACTTGAACGCCCGCCCCTGCCCGGTATAGCCCTGACCACGGACACTTCAATCATCACCGCCATCGGTAACGATTACTCATATGAGATGATTTTCGAAAAACAGGTACAGGCTTTGGGACAACCCGGAGATGTGCTCATCGGCATCAGCACTTCCGGCACCAGCCCCAACGTGATCAGTGCCCTCAAGGAAGCCAAACGCAAAGGCATGGTTACCGTTGGAATGACAGGGATCAGTGCCGGCGAAATGCTGCCTATCTGTGATCACATCATAAGCGTTCCCAGCAAGGACACTGCTGTAATTCAGGAAGTCCACATTGCCGCAGGACACATGTTCTGCCACCTTATCGATCATTTCCTTTTCGAAGAAGTCAGCGAACTTGAACCCTACCTGACCGGGGAATAA
- a CDS encoding flagellin, whose protein sequence is MSLVINHNLMAMNASRNLQESYGNLGVSTRRLSSGLRVGTAADDAAGLAIRELMRADVKSLNQGIRNANDAISMIQTADGALGVIDEKLIRMKELATQAATGTYNSDQRLIIDSEYQAMASEITRIANATDFNGIHLLNGNVSGDHSGAGLRSTGKVKVHFGTANDSAEDYYYISIGTSTASALGVGLAANNSISTQQQAQASLDKLNNAIISKDKIRANLGALQNRLENTITNLSIQAENVQASESRISDVDVATEMTEFTRNQILTQSAVAMLSQANGMPRMAMQLIGG, encoded by the coding sequence ATGTCGCTCGTAATTAATCACAACTTGATGGCCATGAACGCCAGCCGTAACTTGCAGGAATCATATGGTAACCTCGGTGTATCAACCCGTCGCCTGTCTTCAGGTCTTCGTGTTGGAACCGCAGCAGATGATGCCGCAGGTCTGGCAATTCGCGAACTCATGCGTGCGGATGTTAAGTCCCTGAACCAGGGTATTCGTAACGCTAACGACGCCATCTCCATGATCCAGACTGCTGATGGAGCTCTCGGTGTTATCGATGAAAAGCTCATCCGTATGAAGGAACTTGCAACTCAGGCCGCAACCGGTACCTACAACTCTGACCAGCGTCTTATTATCGACTCTGAATATCAGGCGATGGCATCAGAAATTACCCGTATCGCGAATGCGACCGACTTTAACGGAATCCACCTGCTTAACGGTAACGTGTCTGGCGACCACAGCGGAGCCGGTTTAAGGTCAACCGGTAAAGTTAAGGTTCACTTTGGTACCGCTAACGATAGTGCCGAGGATTATTATTACATCTCAATCGGCACCTCCACAGCTTCTGCGCTGGGTGTTGGGCTTGCTGCTAACAACTCCATCTCCACACAGCAGCAGGCACAGGCGTCTCTTGATAAGTTGAATAATGCGATTATCTCCAAGGATAAGATTCGCGCAAACCTCGGTGCTCTCCAGAACAGACTGGAAAACACCATTACCAACCTCTCAATCCAGGCTGAAAACGTTCAGGCTTCGGAATCACGCATCTCCGACGTTGACGTTGCGACTGAAATGACTGAGTTCACCAGGAACCAGATTCTCACTCAGTCCGCAGTAGCCATGCTTTCCCAGGCAAACGGTATGCCCAGGATGGCAATGCAGCTCATCGGTGGCTAG
- a CDS encoding PAS domain S-box protein, producing the protein MKIRSIHRLNNRIRNYLCLFLTIFIASSLCSTILFFWSISNEVDNKASTWANYLVERISFLETVVTSRATFDHGLSILRVTPDGEVVNTRPFPIEIKSIAKAPIFQRVKDFQPGQSLLIRQAEGDKSGCEDIYLIQRLDHSFAIAKVPSESLLPVSPNKTELYIRDNNGNCLYHSENNYFPGAYQVGRMFFSHFHVFSSAKTEVTDFGGLSITVAKDISTEFYAGIFLILFTAICLAILTKRSAFLTWDLEKNEQDFIRINKLLKRVAAEPNIKLTHLSAIEHSAQRIREVDWDTEARKMAFIENRNYITATAFFSGKILRLLDEVSAHSQMLAHSRHEYRELVQTARSIILRIDRAGKCTFFNEYAQLFFGYSEEEMIGNSVIGTLIPKTEQGESELEKLLYAVTVTPEDFPSNTNQNTRKDGSSVWVYWTNSPIFNEEGELTEILCVGTDITKRKKVETELHETRNYIRNIIDSMPSVIIGVDSQSRITQFNTAAQRMAVIPADKIEGAEVEEAFPSLNKYAYSIAQAIESGTPETDIRTQGLTGPNSHQDIIIYPLNKGMKGAVIRIDDATERVQIDEMMIQTEKMMSIGGLAAGMAHEINNPLGGILQGIQNIVRRISPELPANLKAAEKAGCSIDSIITYMEDRKIIKTLNGITDSGVRAASIVSGMLDFSRKSDSRKAPGDLRQIMDKASTLAAQDYNPQKKYDFKKITVHKDYDENLKQTPCTSTEIEQVFLNLLRNSAQAMIDWPEMDEQPVISIKIRNVRDMVKCTVSDNGPGMDEATRKRVFEPFYTTKAPGSGTGLGLSVSYFIITQNHQGTFHVDSSPGKGTKFTIQLPTVQN; encoded by the coding sequence ATGAAGATTAGAAGTATTCACAGACTGAACAACCGGATAAGAAATTATCTCTGCCTTTTTCTAACTATATTCATTGCAAGCTCGCTCTGCTCAACAATCCTCTTCTTTTGGTCAATTTCCAATGAAGTGGACAATAAAGCCTCAACATGGGCCAACTATCTGGTGGAGAGAATTTCATTTCTGGAAACCGTGGTTACCTCCCGAGCGACTTTTGACCATGGCCTGTCCATTTTAAGAGTCACTCCCGATGGCGAGGTGGTCAACACCCGCCCCTTTCCCATCGAAATCAAATCCATAGCAAAAGCACCTATTTTTCAAAGAGTTAAAGACTTTCAGCCGGGACAATCTCTGCTCATAAGGCAGGCGGAAGGGGATAAATCCGGGTGTGAGGATATTTATCTCATTCAACGGCTGGACCACAGCTTCGCCATAGCCAAGGTACCATCGGAGAGCCTGCTTCCTGTCTCGCCCAATAAAACTGAGCTCTACATTAGGGATAATAACGGTAACTGCCTGTATCACTCTGAAAATAATTATTTTCCGGGTGCTTATCAGGTTGGAAGGATGTTTTTTTCCCATTTTCACGTCTTCTCATCCGCAAAAACCGAAGTCACCGATTTCGGAGGGTTATCAATAACCGTCGCCAAGGATATCTCAACGGAATTCTATGCGGGGATATTTCTTATTCTTTTTACCGCAATATGCCTGGCTATATTAACTAAGAGGTCCGCCTTCCTGACCTGGGATCTTGAAAAGAACGAACAGGATTTTATCAGGATCAACAAATTGCTTAAAAGAGTCGCCGCGGAGCCGAATATAAAACTGACCCATCTATCGGCAATCGAGCATTCAGCCCAGCGCATCCGCGAAGTGGACTGGGATACCGAAGCCCGAAAGATGGCATTTATAGAAAATAGGAACTATATAACAGCTACGGCCTTCTTTTCAGGTAAAATCCTAAGACTGCTTGATGAAGTTTCTGCCCACTCACAAATGCTTGCGCACTCAAGACACGAATACAGGGAACTGGTCCAAACCGCCCGCAGTATCATCCTGCGAATAGACCGCGCAGGAAAATGCACTTTTTTTAATGAATATGCCCAGCTCTTTTTCGGGTATTCAGAAGAGGAAATGATCGGTAACAGCGTCATCGGCACCTTGATTCCCAAGACGGAACAAGGAGAATCCGAGCTTGAAAAGCTGCTCTACGCAGTTACAGTGACCCCGGAAGACTTTCCGTCCAATACTAATCAGAACACCCGCAAGGACGGAAGTTCGGTTTGGGTATACTGGACTAACAGTCCCATATTTAATGAAGAAGGGGAGCTTACCGAAATACTCTGTGTTGGTACGGATATAACCAAACGCAAAAAAGTTGAAACAGAGCTGCACGAGACACGAAACTATATTCGCAACATCATAGATTCCATGCCCTCAGTAATCATCGGAGTGGACAGCCAATCCAGAATAACCCAGTTCAATACTGCGGCCCAGAGAATGGCTGTTATTCCGGCAGATAAAATTGAGGGAGCAGAAGTTGAAGAGGCCTTTCCCTCCCTGAATAAATACGCATACAGCATTGCACAGGCGATTGAGAGCGGAACTCCTGAGACCGACATCCGCACTCAGGGACTGACCGGCCCCAACAGCCATCAGGATATAATCATTTATCCGCTGAATAAGGGTATGAAAGGAGCGGTAATCAGAATTGATGATGCCACCGAGCGGGTCCAAATTGATGAAATGATGATCCAGACCGAAAAAATGATGTCTATCGGCGGACTTGCGGCGGGAATGGCCCATGAAATCAACAACCCTTTAGGCGGCATCCTGCAAGGTATCCAGAACATTGTCCGCAGGATATCACCTGAACTGCCGGCCAACCTCAAGGCAGCTGAGAAAGCGGGATGTTCAATCGATTCTATCATCACCTACATGGAAGACCGCAAGATCATAAAAACCCTGAACGGAATCACAGACTCAGGAGTCCGTGCGGCCTCTATTGTTTCCGGCATGCTTGATTTCAGCCGCAAAAGCGATTCCCGCAAGGCACCGGGAGACCTGCGCCAGATAATGGACAAGGCTTCAACTCTTGCCGCACAGGATTACAATCCACAGAAAAAATACGATTTCAAAAAGATCACCGTACATAAAGATTACGATGAAAATCTGAAACAGACCCCCTGCACCTCCACTGAAATCGAGCAGGTCTTTCTTAATCTGCTTCGAAACTCCGCCCAAGCCATGATCGATTGGCCTGAGATGGATGAGCAGCCCGTCATTTCAATTAAAATCCGTAATGTGCGGGACATGGTCAAATGCACGGTGTCAGATAACGGTCCGGGAATGGATGAAGCCACCCGCAAAAGAGTATTCGAGCCTTTCTATACCACTAAGGCTCCGGGGAGCGGCACCGGGCTGGGCCTTTCAGTCTCCTACTTCATTATTACTCAGAACCATCAGGGAACATTTCATGTGGACTCCAGCCCCGGCAAGGGGACAAAATTTACCATCCAGCTTCCAACTGTTCAAAATTAA
- a CDS encoding LysE family translocator gives MDALTLAFIPVAAILTITPGSDTMLVVNNTLTRSTADGLCTVAGINAGLLIHALASALGLSMILMNSATAFEMVKLAGALYIIFLGIQSLRASRKQEETQLSTKPCSKGISASIREGFLTNVLNPKVAVFYLALLPQFISPGESILRQSLLLMTIHFSMGILWFSFITLALGKMRHLISGGKFKKRLEALSGFVFIGLGLKMALAKN, from the coding sequence ATGGATGCACTTACTCTTGCCTTTATCCCTGTAGCGGCAATACTGACAATCACCCCCGGATCAGACACCATGCTTGTGGTGAATAACACTCTGACCCGCTCAACAGCGGATGGTCTATGCACTGTAGCGGGGATTAACGCCGGATTGCTCATTCACGCCCTTGCTTCAGCACTGGGACTGTCCATGATCCTCATGAATTCCGCCACCGCATTTGAGATGGTCAAACTTGCCGGGGCACTCTACATCATATTTCTGGGAATTCAGTCCCTGCGCGCCAGCAGAAAGCAGGAAGAAACGCAGTTATCCACTAAGCCTTGCAGCAAAGGAATATCCGCATCCATCCGTGAAGGATTCCTGACCAACGTGCTCAATCCCAAGGTTGCGGTCTTTTACCTTGCATTGCTGCCTCAGTTTATTTCTCCCGGCGAGTCCATCTTGCGCCAATCCCTGCTGCTCATGACCATCCACTTCAGTATGGGCATTCTCTGGTTCAGCTTTATCACTCTCGCTCTGGGAAAAATGCGCCATTTAATATCCGGTGGCAAATTCAAAAAACGCCTGGAAGCACTCTCTGGGTTCGTTTTTATCGGCCTCGGCTTGAAGATGGCCTTAGCCAAGAACTAG
- a CDS encoding Cache 3/Cache 2 fusion domain-containing protein translates to MLKKLAFQTKLMLGAVLIVLATIIFMTGINLYKVQDSLHTLGQTSMKSIANSVHSLMEMQNEILMDKVKADIDILDKKIFSLGFPKLNKRHPLETTITNQVTKQSENVIIPSLEFGGIPVNGKFDIVDDLKKEIGGTATIFEVLPGKLLRVSTNVLKLDGNRATGTYIPDSSPVYKTVMSGKTFYGMAYVVNAWYITAYKPLTDLRGNVVSVIYVGRKIITEAFKKSVLASNVGGKGYATIFNRKGDVLLHPTLTGKNLKEAPYWELFANTEEGEIEYNLDGTEKSAYITYFKPWKWSFAFMMNTDDMSHGVDREIFITNVVIAVVALSISAIILLLMIRMTTKPLQQLSDFTAKVSDGDYDSELEYDVDDVVGKTINSVKHMVFELKNKLGFSSGLLSGLTLPCVVVDLDEKVSFINQHLIDQFGLSGQPDNYLGKHVRDLVSIQTIEETINRCIKEESSFSEIEINGTASNGKDFYAIIDVAPLHDLDKKLIGAFMVMNDITAIKENEKAITAQRDTIADTAKEADEISDQLASAADELSAQVDESRRGAEVQQERASETATAMDQMNATVMEVARNAGEASENARTTKGKAVEGQELVGQVVTAIQALEQNSEELKSSMEELGIRTDSIGKVMNVITDIADQTNLLALNAAIEAARAGEAGRGFAVVADEVRKLAEKTMDATKEVGEAITSIQESTRTNIRVSENAVESIVKSTDLASKSGDALDEIVRMVETSADQIEGIAAAAEEQSASSEQISRATEEINVISAEAAETTVQSAMAISEVAKLAANIKELIRNMQS, encoded by the coding sequence ATGTTAAAGAAGCTGGCATTTCAAACTAAACTTATGCTTGGGGCCGTCTTAATCGTTCTGGCCACGATTATTTTCATGACCGGGATAAACTTGTACAAAGTACAGGATTCGCTTCATACGCTAGGTCAAACTTCCATGAAATCAATCGCGAACAGCGTCCATTCGCTCATGGAAATGCAAAATGAAATCCTGATGGATAAGGTTAAAGCTGACATTGATATTCTTGATAAAAAAATATTTTCACTCGGTTTTCCCAAACTCAACAAACGCCATCCTCTGGAAACCACCATTACCAATCAGGTAACCAAACAAAGTGAAAACGTGATCATCCCAAGCCTTGAATTCGGCGGGATTCCGGTCAATGGCAAATTCGACATTGTTGACGACCTCAAAAAAGAAATCGGCGGAACAGCAACAATTTTTGAAGTCCTGCCCGGCAAACTGCTGCGGGTATCCACCAACGTACTCAAGCTGGACGGTAACCGCGCCACAGGTACTTATATCCCCGACTCCAGTCCGGTATATAAAACCGTCATGTCCGGTAAGACATTCTACGGCATGGCTTATGTTGTTAACGCCTGGTACATCACAGCCTACAAGCCTCTGACCGACCTGCGCGGAAATGTCGTCAGTGTTATCTATGTTGGTCGTAAAATCATCACCGAAGCGTTTAAGAAATCCGTGCTGGCCTCAAATGTGGGCGGTAAAGGATATGCAACGATTTTCAACCGTAAAGGTGATGTCCTGCTCCATCCGACCCTGACCGGCAAAAACCTGAAAGAAGCCCCTTACTGGGAACTTTTTGCCAACACCGAAGAAGGGGAAATTGAATATAATTTAGACGGAACAGAAAAATCCGCATACATCACCTATTTCAAACCATGGAAATGGTCGTTTGCATTCATGATGAACACTGATGACATGTCCCATGGCGTGGACAGGGAAATCTTCATCACAAACGTCGTCATCGCCGTGGTTGCTCTTTCCATCTCTGCCATTATCCTGCTGCTGATGATCCGGATGACCACAAAACCCTTGCAGCAACTATCCGATTTTACCGCCAAGGTATCCGATGGCGATTATGACTCTGAACTTGAATACGATGTTGACGACGTAGTCGGTAAAACCATCAACTCGGTCAAACACATGGTCTTTGAACTGAAGAACAAACTGGGATTTTCCAGCGGACTCCTCAGCGGCTTGACCCTGCCATGCGTGGTTGTGGACCTCGACGAAAAGGTATCTTTCATCAACCAGCACCTGATTGATCAATTCGGACTTTCCGGTCAGCCGGACAACTATCTCGGCAAGCATGTCAGAGATCTGGTCAGCATTCAGACAATTGAAGAGACCATCAACCGCTGCATCAAGGAAGAAAGCAGTTTCTCAGAAATTGAGATAAACGGAACAGCGTCAAACGGTAAGGATTTCTACGCAATCATTGACGTGGCTCCGCTGCACGATCTTGATAAAAAGCTGATCGGTGCCTTCATGGTCATGAATGACATCACAGCAATCAAAGAAAACGAAAAGGCAATTACCGCCCAACGTGACACCATCGCTGATACGGCGAAGGAAGCAGACGAAATATCTGATCAACTAGCCTCTGCCGCAGATGAACTTTCTGCTCAGGTTGATGAATCCCGCCGCGGTGCGGAAGTCCAGCAGGAACGGGCCAGTGAAACAGCCACAGCCATGGACCAGATGAACGCCACAGTAATGGAAGTGGCCCGCAATGCCGGGGAAGCTTCTGAGAACGCCCGAACCACCAAAGGTAAGGCTGTGGAAGGTCAGGAACTTGTGGGACAGGTTGTTACTGCCATTCAAGCCCTTGAGCAGAATTCAGAAGAACTTAAATCCAGCATGGAAGAACTCGGCATACGCACCGACTCCATTGGCAAGGTCATGAACGTCATCACCGATATTGCGGACCAGACCAACCTGCTTGCTCTTAACGCGGCAATCGAAGCTGCCCGTGCAGGTGAAGCCGGACGCGGATTCGCAGTTGTTGCGGATGAAGTCCGTAAACTGGCCGAAAAAACCATGGACGCAACCAAGGAAGTTGGCGAAGCGATCACTTCTATTCAGGAAAGCACCAGAACCAATATTAGAGTTTCTGAGAATGCGGTTGAATCCATTGTAAAATCAACTGACCTTGCTTCAAAATCAGGTGACGCACTTGATGAAATCGTGCGCATGGTGGAAACTTCCGCTGACCAGATTGAAGGAATAGCAGCGGCAGCGGAAGAACAATCCGCATCAAGTGAACAGATCAGCCGCGCAACTGAGGAAATCAACGTAATCTCAGCTGAAGCCGCAGAAACCACCGTCCAGTCAGCTATGGCCATTTCGGAAGTGGCAAAACTTGCAGCCAACATTAAAGAACTGATCCGAAACATGCAGTCATAA
- a CDS encoding response regulator, whose protein sequence is MQILIVEDSNTSRMYLKEILKVITQKLDTRSIDCAVCGEEALEKFESRWLEGKPYELIFMDIILPGMDGLQTLEKIRAIEQEKQIPEEKKVKAIMTTALDDSTKASRAFFQCEALSYITKPITADKIQAELGKFGMI, encoded by the coding sequence ATGCAGATTCTTATAGTCGAAGACAGCAACACCAGCAGAATGTACCTCAAAGAAATACTGAAGGTAATCACGCAAAAGCTTGATACAAGAAGCATAGATTGTGCTGTCTGCGGCGAGGAAGCATTGGAAAAATTTGAAAGTAGATGGCTTGAAGGAAAACCATACGAACTCATCTTCATGGATATAATCCTTCCCGGCATGGATGGACTGCAGACCCTTGAAAAAATCAGGGCCATTGAACAGGAAAAACAAATTCCGGAAGAAAAAAAAGTCAAGGCAATCATGACCACCGCGCTGGATGACAGCACCAAGGCTTCACGCGCTTTTTTCCAATGCGAAGCCCTGTCTTACATTACCAAACCCATCACCGCCGATAAAATTCAGGCGGAACTTGGTAAGTTCGGTATGATTTAA
- a CDS encoding glycoside hydrolase family 3 protein has protein sequence MRKIIFIFMFFFMISSGCSLKGSSPAPSELDVMIGQMVMVGFRGLELNADNPVVSDIKDSRVGGVILFSKDCALNSTVRNIAGPDQLAKLTSDLQSYSDIPLFVSIDQEGGIIKRLTGEMGFPETMSAAELGNSGDILAAYKAGQTIGQMLKSAGINMNFAPVVDVNRNAANPVIAALQRSFSDDPRIVAEFAESYIDGLHFEGIISCLKHFPGHGSSRGDSHLGFTDVTDSWDASELYPFQKIISDNKADMVMTAHIFNSRWDRKYPATLSRKVIHGLLRRKLGFEGIIVTDDMQMKAVSGEYGFKEGVYRAVQAGADVLLFGNNLIYEPGLGTKAVSTLKQLVREGKITERRIKQSYERIMRLKRKLAES, from the coding sequence TTGAGAAAAATTATATTTATATTCATGTTTTTTTTCATGATTTCTAGCGGTTGTTCCTTGAAGGGCAGCTCTCCTGCCCCTTCGGAACTGGATGTGATGATCGGACAGATGGTCATGGTCGGATTCAGAGGGCTGGAACTGAATGCAGATAACCCGGTTGTCAGTGATATTAAAGATTCCCGTGTCGGCGGGGTTATTCTTTTCAGCAAGGATTGCGCCCTGAACAGCACAGTGCGTAACATTGCCGGTCCGGACCAGCTTGCGAAGCTTACTTCTGATTTACAAAGCTATTCAGACATTCCTTTGTTTGTTTCGATTGATCAGGAAGGGGGGATAATCAAAAGGCTTACCGGGGAAATGGGATTCCCGGAAACCATGTCCGCAGCAGAGCTGGGCAATAGTGGCGATATTCTGGCTGCATACAAGGCCGGGCAGACCATCGGGCAGATGCTTAAGTCCGCAGGCATCAACATGAATTTTGCTCCGGTAGTTGATGTAAACCGCAATGCTGCCAACCCGGTGATAGCGGCTTTGCAGCGTAGTTTCTCGGATGATCCTCGGATTGTAGCCGAATTTGCCGAGTCTTATATTGATGGATTGCATTTTGAAGGTATCATTTCCTGTTTGAAACATTTTCCGGGACATGGAAGTTCACGTGGGGATTCCCATCTCGGCTTTACCGATGTGACCGATTCATGGGATGCCAGCGAGCTTTATCCATTTCAAAAAATAATCAGCGACAATAAAGCGGATATGGTTATGACCGCCCATATTTTCAATTCCCGCTGGGACCGCAAGTACCCGGCAACCCTTTCCCGCAAAGTTATCCACGGACTGCTGCGTCGCAAGTTGGGCTTTGAGGGAATTATCGTCACTGATGATATGCAGATGAAGGCTGTCAGCGGTGAGTATGGTTTCAAAGAGGGTGTTTACAGAGCAGTACAAGCCGGGGCGGATGTCCTGCTTTTCGGTAATAACCTTATTTATGAGCCGGGGCTGGGCACAAAAGCCGTATCCACCCTCAAGCAATTAGTCCGTGAGGGTAAGATTACTGAGCGTAGGATCAAGCAGTCTTATGAACGGATTATGCGTCTTAAGCGGAAGTTGGCAGAAAGTTAA
- the asnB gene encoding asparagine synthase (glutamine-hydrolyzing): MCGIAGYFKPGGQPGNIKSILDLLSHRGPDFQHIHTEEQIELGHTRLSILDLSDRGNQPMKDPVSGNIIVFNGEIYNFKSLREELIRKGHTFNSSGDTEVLLKLYGEYGEKCITMLRGMFAFAIWDKAKQQLLIARDRLGKKPFFYSQSGNGFIFGSEIRALAAHPDISKDIDVQAIDLFMSTGCVPAPFSIYSAVKKLPAAHYGIVNADGLTLHRYWSLDFTKKIECSEEEVLDSLHSQLMEATRIRLESDVPLGALLSGGVDSSLIVALMAEAGSKSIDTFTIGFHEKKYDESGHAAKVAKHLGVNHHVEYLDPAQFEYMLPAVVRQYGEPFSDDASLATMLLSEATRKHVTVALSGDGGDELACGYSAYTHVKLASALAPLIGKEPLAEKNIASAFNNSSALGALRRKMICKLHPEFKRILRNEYKTARYKNDVYRAEVREQLAQSTLSWMYELSRQACTHAHNPSERLLWMDTVHFLADALLVKVDIASMAHSLEVRSPLLDHELFEYMASLPPELKLKGGESKYLLKKLAERYLPKDILYRRKQGFSMPVAKWTSGDSAGFTRDAISQATPFLKQFFDMDALNRRIDEHVSGRKKHKNFVWNILNLSLWAIEHENGRV; the protein is encoded by the coding sequence ATGTGCGGCATTGCAGGCTATTTCAAACCCGGCGGCCAGCCCGGAAACATAAAGTCAATTCTCGACCTTCTATCCCATCGCGGGCCTGACTTTCAGCACATCCATACAGAGGAACAAATCGAGCTGGGACACACTCGGCTGTCCATCCTCGACCTTTCCGACCGGGGAAACCAGCCCATGAAAGACCCGGTAAGCGGCAACATCATTGTTTTCAACGGGGAAATATACAATTTCAAATCCCTGCGAGAAGAGCTGATCCGCAAAGGACACACATTCAATTCCTCCGGGGATACGGAAGTCCTGCTCAAACTTTATGGAGAGTACGGGGAAAAATGCATCACCATGTTGCGCGGCATGTTCGCCTTTGCCATCTGGGACAAGGCCAAGCAACAGCTGCTCATCGCCCGCGACAGATTGGGTAAAAAACCTTTTTTCTACTCCCAGTCCGGCAATGGATTTATCTTCGGTTCTGAAATCCGCGCCCTTGCTGCCCATCCAGATATTTCAAAAGATATCGATGTGCAGGCCATTGACCTGTTCATGAGTACCGGATGCGTTCCCGCTCCATTTTCCATTTACTCAGCCGTCAAGAAACTCCCGGCAGCCCACTATGGGATTGTTAATGCGGACGGATTGACCCTGCACCGCTATTGGTCTCTGGATTTCACCAAAAAAATCGAGTGTTCTGAAGAAGAAGTACTGGATTCTCTACACAGCCAGCTTATGGAAGCTACCCGGATCAGGCTTGAAAGCGATGTCCCGCTGGGTGCGTTGCTCTCAGGCGGGGTGGATTCCAGCCTCATAGTAGCCCTTATGGCCGAGGCCGGAAGCAAATCTATCGATACTTTCACCATCGGGTTTCATGAAAAAAAATATGATGAATCCGGGCATGCAGCAAAAGTTGCCAAGCACCTCGGCGTGAACCATCATGTGGAATATCTGGACCCGGCCCAGTTTGAATACATGCTGCCCGCCGTGGTCAGGCAGTACGGCGAACCTTTTTCCGATGATGCCTCGCTGGCGACCATGCTGCTCAGCGAAGCCACCCGCAAGCATGTCACAGTGGCCCTGAGCGGCGATGGTGGAGACGAACTTGCCTGTGGATACTCGGCTTACACCCACGTAAAACTAGCCTCAGCCCTCGCTCCTTTGATCGGCAAAGAACCGCTAGCTGAAAAGAATATTGCCAGTGCATTTAACAACAGTTCCGCACTTGGAGCTTTGCGCCGCAAGATGATCTGCAAGCTGCACCCGGAATTTAAACGCATCCTGCGCAATGAATACAAGACTGCCCGCTATAAAAACGATGTTTACCGCGCAGAGGTACGTGAACAGCTGGCCCAATCAACTCTAAGCTGGATGTACGAACTTTCCCGACAGGCCTGTACACACGCGCACAATCCGTCAGAACGGCTGCTCTGGATGGATACGGTCCATTTTCTTGCCGATGCCCTGCTGGTCAAGGTGGATATCGCCTCCATGGCCCACAGTCTTGAGGTTCGCTCTCCGCTGCTTGACCATGAACTATTCGAATACATGGCCAGCCTGCCCCCGGAACTGAAGCTCAAGGGTGGCGAGTCCAAGTACCTGCTCAAAAAACTTGCAGAACGCTACCTGCCCAAGGATATCCTCTACCGCCGCAAGCAGGGCTTCTCCATGCCCGTGGCTAAATGGACCAGCGGAGACTCCGCCGGGTTCACCCGTGATGCCATCAGTCAGGCGACGCCCTTCCTGAAACAATTCTTTGATATGGACGCGCTGAACCGCCGCATTGACGAGCATGTTTCAGGCCGCAAAAAGCACAAGAATTTTGTCTGGAATATTCTTAATCTTTCGCTCTGGGCTATTGAGCATGAGAACGGAAGGGTTTAG